A single window of Podarcis raffonei isolate rPodRaf1 chromosome 9, rPodRaf1.pri, whole genome shotgun sequence DNA harbors:
- the LOC128421388 gene encoding dentin sialophosphoprotein-like, with the protein MKTLLLLIYIIGIAIASPIQRSGILFRRGYEGNINSISADKGVLETSSAVANGNQEHGDEGHQEEEIFLDLTKEYAIAEEVSTVDPIRSQGGYLHETESLLLHEDNSFVQAKGHSQPNTEKTGQTYVEYPTEKEVDSQDVALLKTISNAEQNGSQHLREKNAVHGPVLTTGESIVSEADLFAGKQHIKDFQASREFDVRKNVPYHLNGYHFSDEGMQGDDPGHTDDSESSQQVESQSNFSQQPREPNSSSDSNEEEVKQASTSGNSGSPEYSNGSPDSSTSSDSSDSSNSSDSSDSNSSSDSSSSSDSIDSSDSSSSSDSSDSSDSSTSSDSRSSSDSSDSSDSSDSSTSSDSRSSSDSSDSSDSSDSSDSSSSSDSSGSSRSSDSSDSSSSSDSSDSSDSSDSSDSSSSSDSSDSSSSSDSSDSNSSSDSSDSSDSSDSNDSSSSSDSSDSSDSSDSSSSSDSSDSSSSSDSSNTSESSDSSDSSDSSNSSDSSDSSGQSDSSSSTDSTDSDSSNDSSTSSD; encoded by the exons ATGAAGACTCTGCTTTTGCTGATATATATCATTGGTATAGCCATTGCTTCCCCG ATCCAAAGAAGTGGAATTCTATTCAGGAGAGGCTATGAAGGCAATATTAATTCCATCAGTGCAGATAAAGGAGTCTTGGAGACCAGCTCTGCCGTTGCGAATGGGAACCAGGAGCATGGAGATGAGGGTCACCAGGAAGAAGAAATATTTCTGGATCTCACCAAAGAATATGCCATTGCTGAAGAAGTTTCTACTGTTGATCCTATCCGTTCCCAAGGAGGCTATCTGCATGAAACTGAGAGCCTGCTGCTCCATGAGGACAACAGCTTTGTGCAGGCCAAAGGCCACAGTCAGCCCAACACGGAAAAAACCGGGCAGACCTATGTTGAATATCCAACAGAGAAAGAGGTTGACAGCCAGGATGTAGCGCTTCTTAAAACGATTAGCAATGCGGAACAAAATGGCTCGCAGCATTTGAGAGAGAAGAATGCAGTTCATGGCCCAGTGTTGACCACAGGGGAGTCCATCGTTTCGGAAGCAGATCTGTTTGCTGGCAAACAGCACATCAAGGATTTCCAGGCCAGCCGTGAGTTTGATGTGAGAAAAAATGTCCCTTATCATCTGAACGGCTACCATTTCAGTGACGAAGGAATGCAAGGAGATGACCCAGGTCATACTGATGACTCTGAGTCTAGTCAGCAGGTGGAGAGCCAGAGCAATTTCAGTCAGCAGCCTAGAGAACCAAATAGTTCAAGTGATTCAAACGAGGAAGAGGTGAAACAGGCCAGCACTTCAGGGAACTCTGGAAGCCCAGAGTACTCCAATGGGTCCCCTGACTCCAGCACCTCCAGTGATTCTAGTGACTCCAGCAATTCTAGTGACTCCAGTGATTCTAACAGCTCCAGTGACTCCAGCAGTTCCAGTGATTCTATTGACTCTAGTGACTCCAGCAGTTCCAGTGACTCTAGTGACTCCAGTGATTCTAGCACCTCCAGTGACTCCAGGAGTTCCAGTGACTCTAGTGACTCTAGTGACTCCAGTGATTCTAGCACCTCCAGTGACTCCAGGAGTTCCAGTGATTCTAGTGACTCTAGTGACTCCAGTGATTCCAGTGACTCCAGTAGTTCCAGTGATTCTAGTGGCTCTAGCAGGTCCAGTGACTCTAGTGACTCCAGCAGTTCCAGTGATTCTAGTGACTCTAGTGACTCCAGTGATTCCAGTGACTCCAGCAGTTCGAGTGACTCTAGTGACTCCAGCAGTTCCAGTGATTCCAGTGACTCCAACAGTTCCAGTGACTCTAGTGACTCCAGTGACTCCAGTGATTCCAATGACTCTAGCAGTTCCAGTGACTCCAGTGACTCCAGTGATTCCAGTGACTCTAGCAGTTCTAGTGACTCTAGTGACTCCAGCAGCTCCAGTGACTCAAGTAATACTTCTGAGTCTAGTGATTCCAGTGACTCTAGTGATTCTAGCAACTCTTCTGACTCCAGTGACTCCAGTGGGCAAAGTGATTCCAGCAGCTCCACTGATTCCACTGATTCTGATAGTTCCAATGACAGCAGCACCTCCAGTGACTAG